GCAACAATGGCTAAGCCCCCGGCAGAGTGAAGCATTTTTATAGCTGGCAGTGGCTTTAGATAGAATTTTTTGGGTACATAACAAGGGCAGCCTTTGGCCAAGTATTGACGGATAAAAGTAGAGAAGTCGGGGATAGCTCCAAATTCTTTCAAGAGTCTCTTTTTGTTTTTGGGGTGGTTGATAACTGACAAGGCCACGTGGGGTCGAGCTAAGAGGGTTTTATTCAATTCATTTTTTTTGATGTGCCAACCATTATTTTTTAGCTTCGCTACCATTTTTAGCCCGCGAGTTTTTCTGGCCTCCCGGCATTTGGTTGCATACCACTTTATTTTTTTATTTTTATAATCAATTCCCAGTCCCAAGATGTGGAGAGATTTGCCCTGGTAGCGGCTGGAGATTTCCATGCCCGGGATGCCAGTGATTTGGTATTTTTTGGCAGCGGAGAGGAATTCGGCTGTCAGATCAACATTGTCGTGGTCAGTTTTGGCAATAAAAGAAAAGCCCAATTGCTTGGCTTTTTTGACGAGAGCGGTAGGGGTCAGGATGCCGTCGGAAGCGATAGTGTGGCAGTGAAGATCAAGATACATAGATAATTTATAATTTCCAATTTTTAATTTTCAAACAATTTTATAATGACTTAATTTTAAAGTAAATTTAAAATTAAAAGCCGGTGATTTATTATAAGCCTTTATCTAAGAGGAAAATGACAACGCCCATGACAGCGGTGACGCCGGCAATCACCCAAAAGCGCATAACTATCTTGCTTTCTCCCCAACCGATGGCCTGGAAATGGTGGTGGATGGGCGAGGAGAGAAATATTTTTTTGCCATGGCGGAGTTTTTTGGAGAGCATTTGTAGGATAACCGAGAGAGATTCAATTACAAAAAGAAAGCCAATTACTAAAAGTAGGAGTGCCTGATTGGTCAACATGGCGACAACCCCCAAGGTAACACCTAGGGCCATGGCGCCAGTATCACCCATAAAGAAGCGGGCTGGGACGATATTGAACCACAAGAAAGCCAAGAGGGCGCCGGCGATAACACCACATAGGGCGGCTAGGTTTATTTTGTCCTGTATGAGAGCAATGGCCCCAAAGGCAGTGAAGGCGGCGAGTAGGGTGCCGCCGGCTAGGCCATCAAGGCCATCAATCTCATTGACGGAAAAGGCGGTTGCGACGATGACAAAAATGAAAACAGGAATATACCACCAGCCAATAACCAGATTGCCGACAAAAGGTATATGAAAAACGTCCCAGTCGAGCTTGAAGTAAAACCAGAGAGCGCCGATAGTGGCGATAATTGTGTAAATTAACAAGCGGTGTTTCATGCGCAGACCACCCTTGCCACTACTTTTTATATCGATAAAGTCATCAAAAAGGCCAACAAGAGCAGTGGCGATCAGGCAGCTCAAAGGCAAGACTGTCTCCTCCCGAGTCAGAAAGTTTAGAATACCAAGAGAGCTCCTGGGGAAAAGATAATCAATATAAAAGAAAAGAAGAGCGATGATTAGGGTGGTAAACCAAATTAGGATGCCACCCATGGTGGGCGTGCCGGCCTTGTGTTCATGAAGAGAGGAAAAGACAGGCGTGGCGCCAGTATTTCTGATAGATTTGCCCAGCTTGTATTTGTAAAGATAATGAGTGAGTATGGGGGTCAAAAGGAAAGACAGCACAAAAGAAACAGTAGTAAGAATTAGTATTTTTATCAGATAGATATTGGTCATATTATTTATTGAGTAACAGGATAAGTAGGGTGATAATTATAAGAAATATTTGAAAGGCAATACTGCCGACAACCAGAAAACCAACGAGAGTATGTGAGCGCGAAGAGAGCTTATAAGCCAAATAAAAATTTATGGCAGTGATTGCCAGTCCGGCTAGGGGAAATAAAAAAATAGACCACCATTGACCGATAAGGTCTATGCCAAAATATATAGAATAACGCAGTGCAACGGGTTCCACTTGGGGCGGAAGCAGAAAATAAAAGGCGAGGAAAGAGAGTAAAACGAAAAACAAAGAGGAAAGGAGCCCTATTTTGACAACTTTGTCTTGGGAAAAGACATTTTTTTGCAAAGAAGGAAAAAGCATATATGTATTTTTATTATATAGTTATTTGTCCTCATAGTAAAGTTTGGTGATTTTTGCATAATTTTGTGTTATAATATTTATAGGTATAATTTTTTAAATATGATAAACGAAACAGAGTTCGCCAAGGATTTGGAAAAAGCCAAAGTATTATCTTCTGGTGAAATAAACAAATATATAAAAGAGGCCCAAGCAAAAAAGATTTCTTTGGCTGACTTATTGATAGGCGACAAGGTGATAGACGAGAAGCAGGCCTTTGAAAAAATTGCCAAAGCAAAAGGCGTTCCTTTTAT
This is a stretch of genomic DNA from Candidatus Kuenenbacteria bacterium. It encodes these proteins:
- the mraY gene encoding phospho-N-acetylmuramoyl-pentapeptide-transferase, with amino-acid sequence MTNIYLIKILILTTVSFVLSFLLTPILTHYLYKYKLGKSIRNTGATPVFSSLHEHKAGTPTMGGILIWFTTLIIALLFFYIDYLFPRSSLGILNFLTREETVLPLSCLIATALVGLFDDFIDIKSSGKGGLRMKHRLLIYTIIATIGALWFYFKLDWDVFHIPFVGNLVIGWWYIPVFIFVIVATAFSVNEIDGLDGLAGGTLLAAFTAFGAIALIQDKINLAALCGVIAGALLAFLWFNIVPARFFMGDTGAMALGVTLGVVAMLTNQALLLLVIGFLFVIESLSVILQMLSKKLRHGKKIFLSSPIHHHFQAIGWGESKIVMRFWVIAGVTAVMGVVIFLLDKGL
- a CDS encoding PHP domain-containing protein gives rise to the protein MYLDLHCHTIASDGILTPTALVKKAKQLGFSFIAKTDHDNVDLTAEFLSAAKKYQITGIPGMEISSRYQGKSLHILGLGIDYKNKKIKWYATKCREARKTRGLKMVAKLKNNGWHIKKNELNKTLLARPHVALSVINHPKNKKRLLKEFGAIPDFSTFIRQYLAKGCPCYVPKKFYLKPLPAIKMLHSAGGLAIVAHPMSKTKEFSYSQKHLTKIIRELPFDGLEVYNTCHTDTEIDYLKKIAQKNNLLISAGSDYHGYDKNYPLGPRYRGRMITRSECQELLKKIKP